Proteins encoded in a region of the Nicotiana tomentosiformis chromosome 9, ASM39032v3, whole genome shotgun sequence genome:
- the LOC138898746 gene encoding uncharacterized protein, whose product MADNHKQLNERLPFALLGYRTTVRTSIGATPYQLVDGTKAVIPAEVEIPSLRIIQEVGLSDAEWAGSRYEQLALINGKRMNAVCHGQLYQNRMSRYFNKRVKPRQFAPGQLVLKWIFPYQDKAKGKFSPNWQGPYMVHRVLTGGALILVEMDGDLWPKPINSDAVKKYYV is encoded by the coding sequence atggCAGACAACCACAAGCAACTGAACGAGaggttaccatttgccttattggggtaccgtACCACAGTCCGCACGTCAATCGGTGCAACTCCTTACCAATTGGTCGACGGTACGAAAGCCGTCATTCCTGCCGaggtagaaattccctccttgAGAATTATACAGGAAGTTGGACTCAGTGATGCGGAGTGGGCAGGAAGtcgctatgaacaattagctctcattaacgggaaaagaatgaatgcagtgtgtcatggtcaactttaTCAAAACAGAATGTCCAGAtatttcaacaaaagggtcaaacctagacagttcgcaccggGACAGCTGGTGCTGAAATGGATCTTTCCATATCAGGataaagccaaaggaaaattctcacccaactggcaaggaccctatatggttcacagagtactaacaggaggagcactcatactcgtagaaatggatggagatctttggccaaagcctatcaactcagatgcagtcaaaaaATACTATGTTTAA